The sequence TTCGCCGCCGGAAAGCGTTTCGGCGCGGTCGTTCGCGAGACGCTCCAATCCGAATTCACCCAGCAGTGCGGGCAATCGCCGCTCTTGCTCTTCACGCGTGACCCCGCGCTGTTCCCAGATGAGCTTGATGTTGTCCGCGACGGTCAGCCGCCGGAAGACCGATGTCTCCTGCGCGAGATAACCGAGCCCCTCGATCGCGCGCATATGCATGGGTTGATGGGTGATATCGATTTCGCTGCCGTCGGCCCCGATGAGCACGACCGTGCCGCCGTCCTGGCGCACGAGTCCGACGACCATGTAAAAAGTCGTGGTCTTGCCCGCGCCGTTCGGCCCGAGCAGGCCGACGACTTCGCCGACGTTCACGTCGAGGCTCACACCGTCGACGACCGTGCGCGCGCCATATTTCTTGGTCAATCCGCGCACGTCGATCTTGACCGGGGCTTGTCCGCCGTCCACGCTGTTACTTTCCTTTTATCGTCGACCGCTCGGCGCGCTCACTGCTGCGACTGCGAGCCCGTGACCGGTGCGCCGGTGATGTTCACTGTCTGCAGGTCGAGATCTGCTCGCGCACGATCGCCCGTCACCACCATGCCCGACGAACCTGTCGCAGTCACGTGCCCGTACGCATTGAGCAATTTCGTCTTGCCG comes from Candidatus Eremiobacteraceae bacterium and encodes:
- the lptB gene encoding LPS export ABC transporter ATP-binding protein, giving the protein MDGGQAPVKIDVRGLTKKYGARTVVDGVSLDVNVGEVVGLLGPNGAGKTTTFYMVVGLVRQDGGTVVLIGADGSEIDITHQPMHMRAIEGLGYLAQETSVFRRLTVADNIKLIWEQRGVTREEQERRLPALLGEFGLERLANDRAETLSGGERRRVEIARALATDPAFLLLDEPFTGIDPIAVADIQEIIRLLKVKGLGVLITDHSVRETLAIVDRANILSQGRILVQGTAIEVAESPIARQFYLGESFRL